One stretch of Methylopila sp. 73B DNA includes these proteins:
- the minD gene encoding septum site-determining protein MinD, with translation MAEVLVVTSGKGGVGKTTSTAALGAALAQTGQSVVVIDFDVGLRNLDLVMGAERRVVYDLINVVQGDANLNQALIKDKRVESLSLLPASQTRDKDALTAEGVERVINELKGRFDWIICDSPAGIERGAYFAMRHADLAVIVTNPEVSSVRDSDRIIGLLDSKTEKAERGETMEKLLLLTRYDPVRAERGDMLKVDDILEILSIPLLGIIPESPEVLKASNLGSPVTLANPLSAPARAYLDAARRLRGETIEMTVPSEKKRLFGNLFGRRAA, from the coding sequence ATGGCTGAGGTTCTGGTCGTCACGTCGGGCAAGGGAGGCGTCGGCAAGACGACGTCGACCGCAGCCCTCGGCGCGGCTCTCGCCCAGACCGGGCAGAGCGTCGTCGTCATCGATTTCGACGTCGGGCTGCGCAACCTCGACCTCGTCATGGGGGCCGAGCGCCGGGTCGTCTACGACCTCATCAACGTGGTCCAGGGCGACGCCAACCTCAACCAGGCGCTGATCAAGGACAAGCGGGTGGAGAGCCTGTCGCTGCTGCCCGCCTCCCAGACGCGCGACAAAGACGCGCTGACGGCCGAGGGCGTGGAGCGCGTCATCAACGAGCTCAAGGGCCGCTTCGACTGGATCATCTGCGACAGCCCGGCCGGCATCGAGCGCGGCGCCTATTTCGCGATGCGCCACGCCGATCTCGCGGTCATCGTGACCAACCCGGAAGTCTCCTCGGTCCGTGACTCGGACCGCATCATCGGCCTGCTGGACAGCAAGACCGAGAAGGCCGAGCGCGGCGAGACCATGGAGAAGCTGCTTCTCCTCACCCGCTACGACCCGGTCCGGGCCGAGCGCGGCGACATGCTGAAGGTCGACGACATCCTCGAGATCCTGTCGATCCCGCTGCTCGGGATCATCCCCGAGAGCCCGGAGGTCCTGAAGGCCTCCAACCTCGGCTCGCCCGTGACGCTCGCCAACCCGCTGTCGGCGCCGGCGCGCGCCTACCTCGACGCCGCGCGGCGCCTGCGCGGCGAGACCATCGAGATGACGGTGCCGAGCGAGAAGAAGCGGCTGTTCGGCAACCTGTTCGGTCGGAGGGCGGCATGA